From the Lemur catta isolate mLemCat1 chromosome 1, mLemCat1.pri, whole genome shotgun sequence genome, the window AGAAGAGGCTGATGGCACTTGTGGCCAAGTGTGGGCAGGGCGgctcttcccccccaccccccacagagCCATGCTGGTAAGCCCAGGGCGTGCCCACGCACACTTCAGTCAGTagcttcctcttcctcagctCGCTCTTCTCCTTCTCGCCCAGCTTCTCGGCCTGTGCCCCCCGGACCAGCTGGAGCCGCCGCTGCACCTCGTCCTCCATGCTGTCCACCTGTAGCGACAGCAGGTGTGAGGGCCAGGGGTCCACCTGCCCATCTACACGCCCAACTGCCTGCAGGGACTCACCACGCGGAACACCCGGGGCCCGTCGGCCGCGCTCTTGTCCACACGGATCCACTTGTTGGACATGGCCTTGCTGAAGCCCACTTTGCCACTGGGCAGTCGCTGGAGGAGACAGGATGCTGTGAGTAGGGCACGAGAGTCACCtccaccctgtcccctgcccctcaaGTCCCTACCATGAGCTCGCTCTGGGCCAGGCCCTCGGGAGGGACACTGCGAAACACACGGGCCTCGTGGCTACCCTCCCGGGCAATCTCCTCGCCCTCGGCAGTAAGCTCCCAGCGCTTGGTGGAGCGAAGTTCAGCTTCGATGACCTGCAGGGAAACGGGGGGCCCAGGTAGGGGGGCAGTTCAGAGCCAGGCACCCTTCACCATAGCACTGGGGCTGAGGTTCAAGTCACAGGCTCTGAACCTGACTTCATACCCCACGTGTACCGTCCTGCAGTCAAGTGATGTTAACAGAAGGAGTTCTTCTCGCTGAACCTATTTCCCTTATGTAACACAGGTACTTTAATAAAGGTCCACCACACCTCCCAGGGCAAGGTAAAGTACTACTGATGCTACCTGGCAGAGGACAAACTCATATTATCCCTTTTGAACCTGTGACAGATTTTAAGGTCTAAGGTAAACAGATTCATCTCCATGTTTGTGTTCGTGTTTGCATCCCAGTCCTGGCAGTGTCAGAGAAGGGCCCTGGAGGCCCACATTACAAACAGAAGCCTGAGGATCCCAGATGAGGACAGGTCCATGGTCATGCAGACAGGAACAAGGCTAGGCGGGACCCACAGGTCCTAGCTCCTCCTTTGTTCTGATCTCAGCTCTGCTTctcacttactgtgtgacctcaggaaagttgcttaacctctctgagcgaCTTTTCTCATCCATAAGACAAGTGTGTGCTGGGCTCTACCTCAGAGGATttcaatgtaaatgaattaatataatacatagaaaaaaatatagagacagggtcttgctctgttgcccaggctacagtgcagtggtatcatcacagctcactgcaacctcacactgcagggctcaagtgatccgcctgcctcagcctcccaaggatctaggattataggtgtgcaccactgcacccaggtaatttttctattttgttgtagagatggggtcttactcttgcttgCGCTGaatacagagttttttttttgtttttttgtttttttgaaacagactctcactctgttgcccgggcttgagtgccgtggcatcagcctagctcacagcaacctcaaactcctgggctcaagaaatccttctgcctcatcctcccaagtagctgggacgacaggcatgcgccgccatgcccggctaattttttctatatatttttagctgtccagataatttctttctattttttagtagagatggggtctcgctctttctcaggctggtctcgaactcctgacctccagtgatcctccagcctcggcctcccagagtgctaggattacaggagtgaaccaccGTGGCCAGCCCAGAGTTCTTAATATGTGACAAGTGCTGCATGAATTCTAACTACTAATATATTATCGTTGCTATTATTGCTATTAGGTTGAACTACATTAAATTGGCACTATTTAACCCTCTGTGATCAACACAAATGGTAATTTCATATCAATCGAGGTATTGTCACCCCACACACCATAGCTGCAACATCTCTGCACTAAGGACCTTGGGCTCTGCAGCCTGAGTGCCTAATTTCAAATCTGGATTTGCCAGCCCCTTCTAGTGATACCGATCAAGTTACCAACCAATGTTGACCATCAGTTGTCACATCTGCAAAACGGGGATAACAGTGCCATCAGCCTAAGATTATGGTAAGGATTGGACAAGCTGAGACCACAGTGGGGCACACAGTAAGAGTTTGATGAATAAACAGCCCACATCCTGGCCTCATGGATCTAACCTCCTCCTGGGTGGCCCACTGGCCCCTCAGCATCCTCCTCCTGTGACTCCATCACCCACCATTTGCCCAAATTGGAAGGCTGGGCTTCATCCCTGCTCCCCTCAGCCTGGTCCTGAATCTCAGGCAGTGCCCACTCCCCATTGCAGCTGCCTACCCACTGCCAGACATCATGGCTTCTAGCTTGGGTATGTGCCAGCCTCTGCTCTCATCCAATCCAATTCCAGTCTTGCTTCTGCCTATTTTTCCTAAGGTGATGTAGCTGGCACATCCCACCAGCTCCAACGTCTGTTATAGCTCCCCAGTACCCCTGTCACGTAAAGACCGACAAGGCCTTGCAATTCTGGCTGTGCTGGTCTCTGTCACCACCTGTCATCCCCCAAACCTCCAGCCCTTGATCCCTCAAGTGCCATGGCTTTCCTTCGGCTTTCCTCCACAGTGCAGAGACCTGACTCAGCTGTCACTTCCACCAGGCCGCTCTCACTGACCCCCAAGGCTGGGTCAGCTGTCACCGCTGGGTTTCCTGTGCTTACCCTACTATTACTCTGGTCACTTGAGCACCTCCCTAATTAGATCACCACCTACATGGAGGCAGCAACCGCGTCTTCCTTATCCACCATCGTACACCGCCACCCCCAGGCTGATCATTCATTCCTCAATGGATGTTTACTGCATGAGGAACACCCGTGCGTCCGGGCCTTCACTCGTTCCAGACTCTCCTCCTGCGTATCCCGGCGCGGACACATGTATAACACCCCCAACCAAACCTGAGCGAGTCTGGCCTGGAAGTAGGGCCCTTGCGCCAAGGGGACTGCAGGTGCAAAAGCGAGGCACCCGACATCAGCGGCTTGGCTCACCTCGCCCAGCGCCTGCAGGCTCTTCACGGCGCCCACCACCGCTTGGTGCTCCACGCCCAGCTCGGCCGCCAGCTCGGCGCTGTCCAGGCCGCCATCGGCCGCCTCCAGCCGCCGCAGCAGTAGCTCCGCCACCGGACCATCCGCCATGGCTACTCCCAGCGCGCGCGGCGTGGCCCGGCCGCAGCCTGAGCAACCGGAACCGGAACCCCGAGTTTGGTCCGCCATCTTGAGTGTGCCAAGCGCAGTGTAGACTTAGTGCTTTGCCATCTTGGGTGTGGCTAAAGAGCCGCAGGCGTGCAAGGAACTCGGGCCCTACCTCCACTCTGCCTCGTTCATTGGAGTCTGGTTGACCAAAGAGGTAAAATAGGTGACCTCCAGGTCAGAAGCACAGTTCTGTTTTGAATTTCAACTAACCTCCCCTCCAgcgagctgtgtgaccttggacttcaccctctctgagcctgggagCCCTCTGCCCGTCTGAGATTGTCTTTTGCCCTGGGGGAGGGCAGTAGCTGGTGGGCTCCGAAGATGGTCATTTTGCATGTAAACTGCTTTGAAATTTTCAAAGGGAGGCTGGGTAGGGACCATTCCCCATTTATAGAGGGGAGAAGGACTCATctagtaatattaatagttaaggtGGCAGCTAACTTGTATGGACAACTTCTTCTGTGCCCATTCCAGTGCTAAGTACTTCaggtatattatttcatttctcccCAAAACAAAACTTTATGATGTAGACACTGATATAaccccccatttcacagacgaggaaactgaggctcagaggttgataatgatttgcccaaggttcTACAGGGACTTGGTAGAAATGGGGTCAGAAATTATAACCCTCCAGGTCCACTCCCATGCTCtgataaaatcagtatgtcaggGCAATAATGTATAGTCTAGATCAGTGCTGTCTTATAGAAACGTAATGTGAGacacaaatgtaattttaaatttcctggctgggcacagtggctcacacgtataatcctagcactttcggaggccaaggtgggaggatcgcttgaggccaggagttcaagaccggctagagcaacatagtgagaccctgtctcaacaaaaaagtaaaaaattacccTAGTGTggtgttgtctttttttttttcttttttatttaattttctcttctctttttttttttttggcaaaagcagcaggtaacttacaaaagAAGGGTGTGGTGTTGTGTGCCCATctatggtcctagctactcaagaggctgaggcaagaggattgcttgaacccaggagtttgagattgtagtgaactatgatgcactctaccccaggcaacacaACAACAGAACTAGacccctgcctcaaaaaaaaaaaaagtcaaattaacTTCGCGAAACTACTTTAGTGCATCCAGATGATTTTTTCAACCCTTAATATAAAGATTACtagtgaaatattttatgcttttattcatATGAAGCCTTCAGAATgtgatgtgtattttacacttacagcacatctcagttcagaccagccacatttcaaatggTCAACAgtcacatgtggccagtggcaaCTATATTAGACATCACAGGTAGATTCTAACCCCAGATCTGCTGTTTATCTCATCAGCCAAATCGTggaatctttctgtgcctcactttcttgCCCAGCTGGAGATATGACCCCAGGTTATTGGGAGAATTAAGTGATACAGTGCCCCACACGTACACACAGCACTGGTGATACTAAATTATGCATGGACCATGTGTTAGGCAACAgaacacatttattcatttaacatcaCAATTATTATTTGAGCCTGTAATATGGGGTTACTGATATCCCCCATTTCTGACCATACAGTAAGGTCCTATATTCAGGACATGTCCCTCAAagtcccttctttcttctttttgtttatttcatttccacaagagtccttccttcctctcttcagtCATACAACAATTAGTTTTTAAGCCTgttctgtgccaggtgctgcagGAGACACTGGGGGTAGTGAGGGGAACAAGACAGGCAGTGTCTACCCCTGGGCAGAAGGCACCAAGCCCAGATGTGCATTACACAGGACtggagggaaggtgggagggtcaGTGGCAGGCCTGGGGGGGTCACCACGGGTTCTGGCAGCCGcttgaggggtgggggtgggggcaggctaGGCAATACTGGATATTGCCTGGGAGAAGGGGCAGAACCCAACTTCCCCATTACTCTTCATGTCtcccttttcttctatttttaaccAAAGGCCCtttccaagtaatttttttttctcttttttttcattcatcccTTTTCTGAGTTGCCACCACTAGCGAGGACACAGCCCGTTCCCACTCTTTTGCTGGgaatcctcccttcccccttccacaATCCACTCCAGCGTCCCCAAGCCCAGCGCCCATTTGCTCAGAGTTTGGAAACCCCCaagctctccttcctcctttcatAGCAGGAGGGCAGGGTGCTGGTCTCAGTCACGTGCCTCCAGATTCAGAAGAAGACTCCAGACCCAGGGGTCCTGCCCATCCATCTCCTAGGACGTTATCTTCCGGGCCATCTGtgtcttcttttcctccctaAACGGAACCCCCTACTCTCTGGCCTATAGCCGTTTAATTGCAAAAGCCAGGCAGTTTGTGGGAGACCGCAAGGCAGCGACCCCTTTCATTTACCGCTGAAAGGAGAGTAAAGGGGCGGCTGCGACAGGGTAATAAACCTACCCCCATCTTAGGAGCCACAGCCTACAATCACATCTTTTGAGCCTTCAGcccttcttcctctctgtcctGAGACAGCtctaaaaactttaaaagcatTTCTGCCAGGTAGCATCTGGCCAGGGTAGCCCCTCCTGGCCACTCAGAGAGGGCGCGCCTGTCCCTTCAGAGGGACTAAatgacttgccccaggtcacacagcaggaatCCAACAGGCTGCCCGGGCGCTAGGGGGGCGGAAGTAGGAGAGAGCTGGCAATGACCCCACGGCCTTCACGGCGGTAGCAGCACTAGGGTGCAGCCAagccccacagccccagcccctgagCTCTGTCCCATCCCAGGTGGAGAGAGGGGGAGCGTTGGGGTGGGGTTCCCCAAGTGCAGAGTAAGAAGTGGCTAGGAAAGCCTTGCCCACCCCTTCCACGTAGAGGGGATAGGAAGGGGCCAAGCTGGAGAAGTGTCCCGGTTCCGCGCGGACACACCTGCGCTCGCCCGGGTTTTTTAAACGCCCAGATGAGGAAAGACGCGCGCGGCTAAGGGCGGGGCTGGGCTCAGGTCTAGTCACATGACCTGCAACTAGGGGCTCacggcccccaccccaccagtgGGCGTCCCCCACAACGCGTGGTCGACCCTCATTGGCCATTGGTGCGGCCAATAGAAATCGGCCATCTGGGAACGCAGCGTTCCGAGGCACAGCCGAACCTGCTGAGCCGAGGAGGGTCCAATGGAAAGGAAGGGCCGTAGTCTCGGACCAATGATAAAGCGTAGGGGGAGGGCTCAAGGGCAGGGTCAGGTTGGTTTGAGGGGCGGGCGTGTATAAAGGCGCCTGGCGGGCAGCAGCGTCCGTCTGTACTGCAGAGCCGCTGCCGGAGGGTTGTTTTAAAGGgcccgcgcgcccccgccccctcagcccGCCATGCTGCTATCCGTGCCGCTGCTGCTTGGCCTCCTCGGCCTGGCCGCCGCTAAGCCCTCCGTTTATTTCAAGGAGCAGTTTTTGGACGGAGGTAACGCCTGGTCCCGCCTCGAAGCCGCCCAGACGACGCGGCTGCCCCCCAGCCCGGATCTGCGTTGTCGTCTGTACTTACCGCTCAGAGGGCCCACGCGGTGGCCCTTGGGGACTACAGCCGCGGGCGATCCCTCCTTCTGTGTCCCCGGGGCGCGTGGAGGGCGTGGCGGCCTCCCGCGGCGGGAGTTGGGGTTCGCCCGATGATCTTTTAAGCTACTCGAGTTGTGAAACTAGATATTGGGGTGGGGAGAATCGGGGGATCTCTTTCCCTACCTCCATCAGCTTGGGGCTCTAGGCAGATGTTTGGTGGGGGAGGGCGTACTAGGCCTGCTGCGCTGACTTAACTCTCTGACCCCCTAGATGGATGGACCCACCGCTGGATTGAATCCAAACACAAGTCAGATTTTGGCAAATTCGTCCTCAGTTCCGGCAAGTTCTACGGTGACCAGGAGAAAGATAAAGGTAAGAGCCTGAGAGTGGGTACTCAAATCCAGGAGGACTTCTTGGTGGAAGCTGTAGTCAGCACACATGCCAGGACAATCCCCCAGGAGCAgggcaggtggaggaagggggaagtCGTCTGTACCTCCGAGGTCTTAGGGCCCTTGGGGGGTCAGGGCCCAAAAGTGACCTCACTGTGGTCTCATCTCAGGGTTGCAGACTAGCCAGGATGCCCGCTTTTACGCTCTGTCGGCCAGATTTGAGCCCTTCAGCAACAAGGGCCAGACGCTGGTGGTGCAGTTCACTGTGAAACACGAGCAGAACATCGACTGTGGGGGCGGTTACGTGAAACTGTTTCCTGATGGTTTGGACCAGACAGACATGCACGGAGATTCGGAATACAACATCATGTTTGGTGAGGGGCTGTGCCCTGGTGCTGACCTCTGTCCCTTTAGTTGGAGGGAGACTGGGACCCTCTGAGTTCTTTATAACCCCGGAAGGTAATGTTGTGAGCATAGAAAGCacttaaatagtttttcttctgGACAAGAAGCTAAAGGGATAGGTCACAGTTAGCAATTTATTGCGTTATGGCTGTGGATCTATTCTGTTTGTATGATTATACATAGGTGTCTTTcaaatttacaaatgaggatGTTGAGTTCCAgagcattgtttttttcttttaacttaagtCTCCGCCCACAGCCCCATCATGGCAGAGTCAGGTTCTAAACCTCATTTTTTCAGCCTTGACGGACCCAAGTTTAAGAACTgagttttccttttgtaaatgtGGGTGAGGGCCTGGAAATGGTGAGCAGTCTCTGACTTCTTAACTTGATCTACTTGTCGCCTAGGCCCCGACATCTGTGGCCCTGGCACCAAGAAGGTTCATGTCATCTTCAACTACAAGGGCAAGAACGTGTTGATCAACAAGGACATCCGTTGCAAGGTGTGCTTGGGGGTGGTTGCAAGTGGCTGTCAGGGGAGGCTCTGAGGCCAGCTTGGTGAGGGGGGCTACTCACTTCCTACCCTCCTTAGGACGATGAGTTTACACACCTGTACACGCTGATCGTGCGGCCAGACAACACTTACGAGGTCAAGATTGACAACAGCCAGGTGGAGTCGGGCTCCTTGGAGGACGATTGGGACTTCCTGCCACCCAAGAAGATAAAGGATCCTGATGCTGCCAAGCCGGAAGACTGGGATGAGCGGGCCAAGATTGATGACCCCACAGACTCTAAACCTGAGGTTGGTGCTTGGGCAGGGGCTCTCTCCCTCGGAGGGTGTGGAAGACAGCTGGGCCACCTCTGACCTCTTCATGTCCCTCCCCCAAGGATTGGGACAAGCCTGAGCACATTCCTGACCCTGATGCTAAGAAGCCTGAGGACTGGGATGAAGAGATGGATGGAGAGTGGGAGCCACCAGTCATTCAGAACCCCGAGTACAAGGTGGGCCTGGGGGCTGTCAGCAGAGCTGGGCTCACAGTGGGGGGGCAGTGCacctcactcacccactcaccctCTAATTCCCTTTTCCTTCCACAGGGCGAGTGGAAGCCCCGGCAGATCGACAACCCAGATTACAAGGGCACCTGGATCCACCCAGAAATTGACAACCCTGAGTACTCCCCTGATGCCAACATCTACGCCTATGATAGCTTTGCTGTGCTGGGCCTTGATCTCTGGCAGGTGAGacaaggagggaagaggaggatcCCTAGGGGAGCTCAAGTGGTCAGAGTCACCCAGGAGGAAAGGGACAGGATAGGATTCAACCCCAGACAGGTCTGACACaaaaatggtgttttttttttttccctgaggtaTTTTCTGATCTGTCTCCTTTTGAGTTCTTATTATGTGTCAAGTAATTCCTGGAATGTTTATGCAAATGAACTTATTTAACTACCCCTAATGATCTAGAGGGTGGTCAGATAACCCAATTAGAAAGTTAGCTGGGGCTGGGcgttggtggctcacacctgtaatcccagcactttgggacgttgaggtagaaggatcgcttgaagccaggagttaggataccagcctgtgcaacatagccagactccatctctacaaaaaataaaaaaattagtcgtgcatggtggcatgcatctatagtcccagcaacttgggagaaTCACTTTTCAGGAGTTCTAAGCTTcagcgagctatgattgtgccactgcactccagcccgggcaacagcaagaccctgcctctttaaaaaaaaaaaggcataaaattaGCTGGGACTGAAATGTTCTGTCTGTTTTGGGCAGTGTAATACCTTCTGTGCCTAGGACAAATCCTGGCAGGTAGCAGGTATCCGAATAGTAACTGACTAAGTAAGGGGTGTTGAgtcccagatgaggaaactggactGCAGAGAAATGAAGTCAGTAGCCCAAGATCACATAGGCAGGAAACgacagagctggggtttgaacccaggcagtgtggCCCCACAATCT encodes:
- the CALR gene encoding calreticulin, which produces MLLSVPLLLGLLGLAAAKPSVYFKEQFLDGDGWTHRWIESKHKSDFGKFVLSSGKFYGDQEKDKGLQTSQDARFYALSARFEPFSNKGQTLVVQFTVKHEQNIDCGGGYVKLFPDGLDQTDMHGDSEYNIMFGPDICGPGTKKVHVIFNYKGKNVLINKDIRCKDDEFTHLYTLIVRPDNTYEVKIDNSQVESGSLEDDWDFLPPKKIKDPDAAKPEDWDERAKIDDPTDSKPEDWDKPEHIPDPDAKKPEDWDEEMDGEWEPPVIQNPEYKGEWKPRQIDNPDYKGTWIHPEIDNPEYSPDANIYAYDSFAVLGLDLWQVKSGTIFDNFLITNDEAYAEEFGNETWGVSKAAEKQMKDKQDEEQRLKEEEEDKKRKEEEEAEDKEDEEDKDEDEEDEEDKEDDEEEDTPGQAKDEL